In Acipenser ruthenus chromosome 15, fAciRut3.2 maternal haplotype, whole genome shotgun sequence, a genomic segment contains:
- the LOC117422660 gene encoding sperm acrosome-associated protein 9-like, which yields MNELQDSLKSLEQSCRRFRQQQFTFISALERTREHAHERTKPVSTLAQVQNYLDHHCHNTTDQGILTLFLDIVRDLSHTLQRLESVMTEDSPASYCLEACRTLLYHNNDLSHIRAKYPHDEVNHLSCNEARNYYGGVVSLIPVVLDLLQQGVTSSQRAQRRLAAEQGAEPARSSRAGPLSNTSATQAGSGAVKKGGCFPYNEAGPWDTTKPAWRPPGPINKH from the exons ATGAACGAGTTGCAGGACAGTTTAAAAAGCCTGGAGCAGAGCTGCAGGCGATTCAGACAGCAGCAGTTCACGTTCATCTCAGCGCTGGAGCGGACCCGCGAGCATGCCCACGAGAGGACGAAGCCCGTCTCCACCCTGGCACAG GTCCAGAACTACCTTGACCACCACTGTCACAACACCACTGACCAGGGCATCCTAACGCTCTTCCTGGACATCGTGCGCGACCTGAGCCACACTCTCCAGCGGCTCGAGAGCGTGATGACCGAGGACAGCCCGGCCAGTTACTGCCTGGAGGCCTGCAGGACTCTCCTCTATCACAACAATGACCTCAGCCACATCCGTGCCAA ATACCCTCACGATGAGGTGAACCACCTGAGCTGCAACGAGGCTCGCAATTACTACGGGGGGGTGGTGAGCCTGATCCCGGTGGTCCTGGACCTCCTGCAGCAGGGCGTGACGTCTTCCCAGAGAGCCCAGAGGAGGCTGGCTGCTGAACAGGGCGCTGAGCCGGCCCGCAGCTCCCGGGCAGGACCCCTCTCCAACACCTCGGCAacccaggcgggcagcggagccGTCAAGAAGGGGGGCTGCTTCCCCTACAACGAGGCCGGGCCCTGGGACACCACCAAGCCAGCCTGGAGGCCCCCGGGCCCCATCAATAAACACTGA